The Sphingobacterium lactis sequence ATGTTATCGATTTTTGACTATTTTTGCCAACAAGAGTTTAAAATTAGCACAAAAATAACATTCATATTTCATTTTGAAGGCTTTAAGTTGTTTTTTCCTTTCAGTTCTGCTTTTCATAGTTGGGATGTCCCTTGGACATGCCCAAGTAATTCCGCCTTCAACACGGGAAAATGTTACAATTGATACCGTTGTGCGCGATACCGTTCCAACGGACACCAGCAAGAATAACTTCCGGGAAAGAACAGGACGCGATACAGTCCACATGAAAGATGAAGGTGGTCTGGAAACCGTGGTGACCATCACAGCGAACGACTCCTCTTGGAATGAAGTCAGCAAGAATGTGCTGCATTTGTTCAAAGGGGCAAAAGTAAAATATCAAGGATTCGAATTGGCGGCAGACTATATCCGTTTGGATCGGAATACCAATGTCCTTTTCGCATCTGGGGTAATTGACCACAACGATAAATATGTTGGGCGGCCGGTTGTCATTATGCCGGGTGAATCACCCATTGCGGTCGACTCCCTGCTGTATAACTATAAAACGCAAGTGCCGAAGACTTTCGGCGTGATGACGGAAGTCGATGGCGGTTACATCCAAGCGCGGGAAGTACGTAAGAACATTTACGATGAAATGTCCCTCTATCAAGGTTTGTACAGTACCTGTAACCTGCCTTATCCGCACACCCACTTCGGTATCCAGATTACCAAGGGGGTAATCACCCAGAAACAGATCATTGCAGGATATTCCTATCTGGTGGTGCAAAATATACCCATCAAATTCTTGGGCTTGCCTTTCGGTTTCTTCCCGAAACAGGATAAGAAGAGCTCCGGTTTCCTATTTCCATCTTTCGGTGAGGATGCTACCCGTGGTTTCGCCATGCGCGACCTGGGTTGGTACCTGACCTTCAATGACTATTGGGATTCCGAAATCCGCGGTACCCTGTATTCCAAGGGAACTTGGGAGGCCAATGTCCGGACCCAGTATTTGGTGAACTATAAATTCAACGGTAATTTTACCCTGCAATACGGATCGTATGTACAGGGTGTTGAGGGAACCGACAACTACGGTCGTGACAAGAACTTCCGGGTTACCTGGAACCACACCCAACGGCAGGAAGCTAACCCTGGGACGTCTTTCTCGGCATCGGTGAACTTCGGTTCGCGGAACGTCTACCGGAACTCCGCGACAACGGGCGCGTTCAATCCAGGACAAGCCGTGAACAACAGCATGCGTTCATCCGTAGCATATGGTAAAGTATTCGCCGATGGAAAGGTGAACCTTACGACGAATATGTCGCACGAACAGGATCTTACTACAGGAAAGTTATCCATGACTCTGCCAACCATCAGCTTGAACGTAGCAACCTTCAATCCGTTCGATTCGAAAGACCGTATCGGTGAGCAGAAATGGTACCAACGTATCACCGTCGGGT is a genomic window containing:
- a CDS encoding putative LPS assembly protein LptD: MSLGHAQVIPPSTRENVTIDTVVRDTVPTDTSKNNFRERTGRDTVHMKDEGGLETVVTITANDSSWNEVSKNVLHLFKGAKVKYQGFELAADYIRLDRNTNVLFASGVIDHNDKYVGRPVVIMPGESPIAVDSLLYNYKTQVPKTFGVMTEVDGGYIQAREVRKNIYDEMSLYQGLYSTCNLPYPHTHFGIQITKGVITQKQIIAGYSYLVVQNIPIKFLGLPFGFFPKQDKKSSGFLFPSFGEDATRGFAMRDLGWYLTFNDYWDSEIRGTLYSKGTWEANVRTQYLVNYKFNGNFTLQYGSYVQGVEGTDNYGRDKNFRVTWNHTQRQEANPGTSFSASVNFGSRNVYRNSATTGAFNPGQAVNNSMRSSVAYGKVFADGKVNLTTNMSHEQDLTTGKLSMTLPTISLNVATFNPFDSKDRIGEQKWYQRITVGYSMAAENRIVTTDSLLFRKESLQNFTNGMQHNIPIALSMNVMKYFQFNTAFNYTERWYLQSVRDRLQNEIYGFTNVRDTLQGFKRAYDYTVSSGLSTKIYGSYPKIGKINAMRHTITPSINVNYRPDFSTDRYGYYRDFTDATGRYKRYSIFENSLYGSPGEGKSFGIGFSIDNNLEAKIRDDKDTTGKGEKKIPIIQGLTFSGNYNVAADSLKLSPISFSGRTSLFDKKVNVNFNGAFDAYSYDRYTGNRIDRFAIKDGTLARLTNFGLSFDYSFNPKANQNRSDNIDSLRSQMPNLTPEQAQALARISTDPNAFVDFNIPWNLAGSFSMNYVNAWSSEKERMVSTITSTVNLHGDFNVTPKWKVQFNTGYDFVRNEASMTQISIYRDLHCWDMSVGWVPFGQFKSYNITIRAKASILQDLKLTKRQSHYSYY